One window of Colias croceus chromosome 6, ilColCroc2.1 genomic DNA carries:
- the LOC123692715 gene encoding lipase 3-like: MLRVFALSLCILTAHARRSANADLLEDLLRTTDLAERYSSNIIEDAFLDARMPVKLFTHFIFTYWPFLLNYNWNGLAKKYGYPFEEHQVVTEDGYILGLHRIPHGRDQNNVPGPRPAVLVMHGLFSSSADFIILGPGIAMAYIFAEAGYDVWLGNARGTYYSRKHVSINPNDKRGIYWDFSWDEIGNRDLPAMIDYILHATGNPGVHYIGMSQGTTTFFTMGSLRPEYNSKIISMHALAPVAYLAHNKQKLFHVLAKHGNTLETIMGLLGLKELLPNNVLMTILGIALCSDDSPFQPLCSAVIFAIAGYNPAQHNATMLPAKIGHAPAGASLRQLVHYGQSITDKDFRRYDHGALRNLLEYGTLAPPKYRLSQVTAPVYLHYSVNDPLAEIEDVQRLHRELGGPAKMLRVPDPTFTHIDFMWGIDAKTLVFDRVIEIMRLYDNDLRK, translated from the exons atgttgcgCGTATTCGCACTGTCTTTGTGCATTTTGACAGCGCACGCGCGGCGCTCAGCAAATGCTGATCTTTTAGAGGATTTGCTGAGAACCACCGATCTAGCTGAGAGATattctagtaatattatagaagacGCGTTTCTTGATGCG CGGATGCCCGTGAAATTATTCACGCATTTCATCTTTACTTATTGgccatttttattaaattacaattgg AATGGTCTTGCAAAGAAGTACGGCTACCCATTCGAAGAGCATCAGGTAGTCACAGAAGATGGGTATATCCTGGGCTTACACCGAATCCCACATGGTCGAGATCAGAACAATGTGCCTGGACCCCGTCCTGCAGTTCTAGTCATGCATGGACTGTTTTCATCATCAGCTGACTTCATTATATTGGGACCTGGGATTGCTATGG CATACATTTTTGCTGAAGCTGGTTACGATGTATGGCTAGGCAATGCTCGCGGAACCTACTACTCCCGTAAACACGTCTCCATCAACCCCAACGACAAACGAGGCATTTATTGGGACTTCTCTTGGGATGAAATCGGAAACAGAGACTTACCAGCCATGATCGATTACATTCTGCATGCTACGGGAAACCCTGGTGTCCATTATATCGGGATGTCACAGGGTACTACTACCTTCTTTACCATGGGCTCACTTCGACCAGAGTATAATTCCAAGATTATATCGATGCATGCGCTGGCACCAGTCGCTTATCTAGCTCATAATAAGCAAAAATTATTCCACGTTTTGGCAAAGCATGGAAATACTTTGGAG ACTATTATGGGCTTGCTTGGATTAAAGGAACTTTTaccaaataatgtattaatgaCTATATTGGGTATTGCATTGTGTAGTGATGATTCTCCCTTCCAACCGCTTTGCAGCGCTGTAATATTTGCTATTGCTGGATATAATCCGGCTCAACATAATGCT ACTATGCTTCCCGCCAAGATTGGTCATGCCCCAGCTGGTGCCTCTCTACGACAATTAGTCCACTATGGGCAGAGCATTACTGACAAAGACTTTAGAAGATACGACCACGGTGCTTTGAGAAATCTTTTGGAATATGGAACTTTAGCTCCTCCGAAATACCGCTTATCTCAAGTCACTGCTCCTGTGTATTTACATTACTCAGTAAATGATCCGCTTGCTGAAATCGAGGACGTCCAAAGATTGCATAGAGAATTGGGAGGTCCAGCCAAAATGTTACGAGTCCCAGACCCAACATTTACTCACATAGATTTCATGTGGGGCATTGATGCTAAAACATTAGTGTTTGATAGagttattgaaataatgagaCTGTATGATAATGATCTACGGAAATGA